Proteins encoded within one genomic window of Aspergillus nidulans FGSC A4 chromosome VII:
- a CDS encoding uncharacterized protein (transcript_id=CADANIAT00007836), producing the protein MSGLEALGIAASIIQVADLGTKLSVKLFSFYKQFKDANESMHFLSSEIAFVSAILRELGDTLKDEESSKLCSEEAFRSLKHTLDQCRDVLEQIQRVTSHTDRSGKTRFQQVAGKFRMVLLEPSLDPLKNRLERLKSTMLLLLNVIMYAGQIRSSHGFPPLLQDQRVLMDSLLKDKIKNGQEPRQFAVAEQCPKAPSVSTSSNGAHADIDGTIDTDEPAEFKEYNLLIQKMLQEIGRCKYKLEESRHSRIKTGVLNIHSGEIMRFQLEYGHHVRTDHSLFTEEKASRQMANVRKDENRPQRPIASTEATGANMPDNRTDGPPEVTVSSLTRESRRPSPRLAKGKEPRESIFDLPLSPVPLAPVKEEEPVQSSNLTKETTALPTPYMFPATTVKSSAPIPGAQQHNRPRRRYEEIERMYKCGWNGCEKTYGTLNQLNSHVTMQSHGAKRTAGEFKEIRKEWKARKKEENAQRKAAEEYERAATQAALTSQVEPPGLFPDNLEDLLLRWTTLDRREICVEVPAC; encoded by the exons ATGTCTGGGCTTGAGGCTTTAGGTATCGCTGCCAGCATCATTCAAGTGGCAGACCTGGGCACCAAATTATCAGTCAAACTATTTTCCTTTTACAAACAATTCAAGGATGCCAATGAGTCTATGCACTTCCTTTCCAGCGAAATTGCTTTTGTGAGCGCGATCTTGCGGGAGTTGGGTGACACTTTGAAAGATGAGGAGTCATCTAAGCTTTGTTCCGAGGAGGCATTTCGAAGTCTAAAACATACCCTGGACCAGTGTCGAGACGTCCTCGAGCAAATTCAAAGAGTGACCAGCCATACCGACCGATCTGGGAAGACGCGCTTTCAACAAGTTGCTGGGAAGTTTCGAATGGTATTACTTGAGCCAAGCTTGGATCCATTGAAGAATCGCTTGGAAAGACTGAAGTCGACAATGCTTCTCTTGCTCAACGTTATTATGTATGCGGGTCAGATTCGAAG CAGCCACGGGTTTCCACCCTTACTCCAAGACCAACGTGTCTTAATGGACAGCCTTCTGAAGGATAAAATAAAGAACGGTCAAGAGCCACGCCAATTCGCCGTTGCTGAACAATGTCCAAAAGCCCCATCAGTATCTACAAGCAGCAATGGAGCCCACGCTGACATTGATGGGACCATTGATACCGATGAACCCGCCGAGTTCAAAGAGTACAACCTCCTTATCCAAAAGATGCTTCAAGAAATTGGCAGGTGCAAGTACAAGCTTGAAGAAAGCCGTCACTCACGAATCAAAACTGGCGTCTTGAATATACACTCAGGTGAAATCATGCGCTTTCAACTAGAATATGGACATCATGTTCGCACTGACCATTCACTCTTTAC CGAGGAAAAAGCCAGCAGGCAAATGGCCAACGTGCGAAAGGATGAGAATAGGCCCCAACGACCAATTGCCAGTACTGAAGCCACCGGGGCTAATATGCCAGACAATCGCACTGATGGGCCGCCCGAGGTCACTGTCAGCTCCCTAACCCGGGAAAGCCGCAGACCGAGCCCTCGATTagccaagggcaaggagcCCCGAGAGTCGATCTTTGATCTGCCACTATCACCGGTTCCTCTGGCCCCggtcaaagaagaggaaccaGTACAATCGTCGAACTTAACGAAGGAAACGACAGCTCTCCCCACTCCATATATGTTTCCGGCTACAACG GTGAAATCCTCTGCCCCAATCCCTGGCGCTCAGCAGCACAATCGCCCCCGTCGCCGGTACGAGGAAATTGAGCGCATGTACAAATGTGGATGGAATGGTTGCGAGAAGACGTACGGAACTCTGAACCAACTGAATAGTCACGTGACGATGCAGTCGCACGGTGCGAAGCGCACTGCTGGAG AATTCAAGGAGATCCGCAAGGAATGGAAAGCtcggaagaaggaggaaaacgCCCAACGCAAGGCTGCCGAGGAGTATGAGCGTGCCGCCACCCAGGCTGCGCTGACCAGCCAGGTTGAACCCCCCGGCCTGTTTCCAGACAACCTTGAAGACTTGCTGTTACGATGGACGACCCTGGATAGACGTGAAATTTGCGTTGAAGTACCAGCATGTTAA
- a CDS encoding uncharacterized protein (transcript_id=CADANIAT00007837) produces MELLPTEILFDIVEHLCNRETKTLSLVSKRVRDVCLPVLFRKINIEFSTEGFDLLESLLKSSIRRYIVSFQYIVPKLVKPQIRNYEIFRTEILTPGQYVEACEYHDDVDSYEDWDEMEYVSGDQPSYTRMYKTIRRTCARQQEIIEARRDSTLMKLAFQQLSNLKELVLVFSQAQGDEDWEEEYQEEYANLSKGFSSPVSNILPTLWWKAHIRTL; encoded by the exons ATGGAGTTGCTTCCTACCGAAATTCTCTTCGACATCGTGGAGCATCTTTGCAACCGGGAGACCAAGACGCTTTCCCTCGTCAGTAAACGGGTGAGGGACGTTTGTTTACCAGTCTTATTTCGCAAAATCAACATTGAATTTTCGACCGAGGGTTTTGACTTGTTGGAAAGTCTTCTGAAGTCGAGCATTCGTCGGTATATCGTCTCTTTCCAGTACATCGTCCCAAAGTTGGTAAAACCTC AGATACGGAATTACGAGATTTTTAGAACAGAGATCCTTACCCCTGGCCAATACGTCGAAGCATGCGAATACCACGACGACGTCGACAGTTATGAGGATTGGGACGAAATGGAATATGTCTCAGGCGATCAACCTTCTTATACGCGGATGTATAAGACGATACGACGTACCTGTGCGCGGCAGCAAGAGATCATAGAAGCAAGAAGGGATTCGACATTGATGAAGCTCGCATTTCAACAGCTTTCTAACTTGAAGGAATTGGTGTTGGTATTTAGTCAAGCACAAGGCGACGAGGACTGGGAAGAGGAATACCAAGAGGAGTACG CGAACCTATCCAAGGGATTCAGCTCACCAGTCTCGAACATTTTACCGACCCTATGGTGGAAAGCCCATATCAGGACTCTCTGA
- a CDS encoding NYN domain-containing protein (transcript_id=CADANIAT00007838), whose translation MANNTTPNLVVLVDADNAMPSTARLILAEVAKYGTVYVKRAYGDWTSTSLKGWKKELLSQSIQPFQQFAYTNGKNSTDSAMIIDAMDLLYSNRFGGFCLVSSDSDFTRLAARIRESGLTVYGFGEQKTPKPFVAACNKFIYTENLSFHGELVPHPDRVIVPKNHVPARHAHADGHLKTLLHTTIETASDDDGWAELSNVGTLLTKKHPDFDSRTYGYNKLGDLISALSLFDVVRQLPRKGKAGKIYVRDKRRGRKDSAASST comes from the coding sequence ATGGCCAACAATACCACACCAAACCTCGTTGTCCTCGTTGATGCGGACAATGCCATGCCGTCGACGGCAAGGCTCATACTTGCGGAAGTCGCAAAATATGGGACAGTTTATGTGAAACGGGCCTATGGTGACTGGACTAGCACCTCTCTAAAGGGCTGGAAAAAAGAACTCCTTAGTCAGTCTATCCAGCCATTCCAGCAGTTCGcatacaccaacggcaaAAATTCGACCGACTCCGCTATGATCATCGACGCGATGGACCTTCTATATTCGAACCGTTTCGGCGGTTTCTGCCTCGTCTCTAGCGACAGTGACTTCACTCGGCTGGCTGCTCGTATTCGCGAATCTGGTCTAACTGTGTACGGCTTTGGGGAGCAGAAGACACCCAAGCCCTTCGTCGCTGCCTGCAATAAATTTATCTATACGGAAAACCTTTCGTTCCATGGGGAACTTGTACCGCATCCTGATAGGGTTATTGTGCCCAAAAATCATGTTCCAGCGCGGCACGCCCACGCAGATGGTCACTTAAAAACTCTGCTTCATACGACAATAGAGACGGCCTCtgacgatgatggatggGCTGAGCTCTCTAACGTCGGCACGCTACTTACAAAAAAGCACCCTGACTTCGACTCCCGGACCTACGGGTATAACAAGCTCGGCGACCTAATATCTGCTTTATCTCTGTTTGATGTTGTTCGACAACTTCCTCGAAAGGGTAAAGCGGGAAAGATTTACGTACGAGATAAGCGTCGAGGGCGCAAGGACTCTGCCGCTTCATCAACATGA